The following coding sequences lie in one Polynucleobacter necessarius genomic window:
- a CDS encoding NUDIX hydrolase produces MTTISNSTIAALEEMLQNSARSAPGDYLPVYLSRGNNGDLPIGHLNPEIAGYLQEFLKERSVPLISIGHDRLTIHSGKPKDISHSLQILANQMRIGGFIPGWRNEDFAWVDQNGHKYFHLERAAFRTFGFRSMATHINGHTKGNTIWLGRRSENKPTDPGKLDNIAAGGISADETPWVCARRELWEEAGVPPQLADEIEPVGRIHMRRPIAGRGFHDEVLFVYDLELPHQFIPTNHDGEVSGFIEVTYAEAAARILADEFTSDAAFVTADFILRRNK; encoded by the coding sequence ATGACAACCATATCAAACAGCACGATTGCCGCCCTTGAAGAAATGCTCCAAAATTCGGCGCGTTCCGCACCAGGAGACTATTTACCGGTTTACCTTTCTCGCGGCAATAATGGTGATCTACCGATTGGACACTTAAATCCTGAAATCGCTGGCTACCTGCAAGAATTTCTGAAAGAAAGATCAGTTCCACTAATTTCAATTGGTCATGATCGTTTGACTATTCATTCTGGGAAACCAAAAGATATATCCCATAGCCTACAAATCTTAGCTAACCAAATGCGTATCGGTGGATTTATTCCAGGATGGCGCAATGAAGACTTTGCATGGGTTGATCAAAATGGGCACAAGTACTTCCACCTTGAACGTGCTGCATTTCGCACCTTTGGCTTTCGCAGCATGGCAACGCATATTAATGGCCATACCAAAGGAAATACGATTTGGTTAGGCAGAAGAAGTGAAAACAAACCGACCGACCCAGGCAAGTTAGACAATATTGCAGCAGGTGGAATTTCTGCAGATGAGACACCATGGGTGTGCGCTAGACGCGAACTCTGGGAAGAAGCAGGTGTCCCACCGCAACTTGCCGATGAAATTGAACCCGTTGGACGGATTCATATGCGTCGCCCCATAGCAGGGAGAGGCTTTCATGATGAAGTACTCTTTGTCTATGATTTAGAGCTTCCTCATCAATTTATTCCTACTAATCATGATGGTGAAGTCAGTGGCTTTATCGAAGTTACCTATGCTGAAGCAGCAGCACGCATTCTGGCCGATGAATTTACCAGTGATGCCGCTTTTGTCACCGCCGACTTCATCTTGCGTCGCAATAAATAA
- a CDS encoding CaiB/BaiF CoA transferase family protein — protein sequence MGALSHIRVLDLSRVLAGPWCAQNLADLGADVIKVERPGSGDDTRHWGPPFVKDAQGGETEESAYFICINRNKRSITVDISKPGGQEIIRQLVAQSDVVLENYKVGDLAKYGLDYQSLQQVKPDLVYCSITGFGQTGPYSHRPGYDFIVQGMGGFMSVTGEADGVTGSSPQKAGVAIADIFTGMYASTAILAAIIHRDQTGEGQYIDMSLLDTQIAVMANVSSAYLSSGEVPRRLGNASSTIVPYQTFPTSDGWIIVAAGNDGQFRHFVTAGGQAHLADHPRYISNPLRVAHRDELVPLLEEMTRKKTKNEWINLLEQANVPCGPINNFKEAFENEQVIARGVQIEVPHATAGKMKLVASPMRLSKTPTEVRMAPPTLGQHTDEILREQLHLDAKAIEQLHQKGIV from the coding sequence ATGGGAGCCTTAAGTCATATTCGAGTTTTAGACCTCAGCCGGGTGCTAGCAGGTCCTTGGTGCGCTCAGAACCTAGCTGACTTGGGTGCTGACGTGATTAAAGTTGAGCGTCCAGGCAGCGGGGACGACACCCGCCACTGGGGCCCGCCTTTTGTAAAAGATGCTCAAGGCGGCGAAACCGAAGAATCTGCCTATTTTATTTGCATCAATCGCAATAAACGCTCGATTACCGTCGACATTAGTAAACCAGGGGGTCAAGAGATCATCCGCCAACTAGTAGCGCAATCAGATGTGGTGCTCGAAAACTATAAGGTAGGTGACTTGGCGAAATATGGTCTTGACTATCAAAGCCTTCAGCAGGTGAAGCCTGATTTAGTGTATTGCTCGATCACGGGCTTTGGTCAAACTGGTCCTTACTCACATCGCCCAGGCTATGACTTTATTGTCCAAGGCATGGGTGGCTTTATGAGCGTTACCGGCGAAGCGGATGGCGTTACAGGCAGCAGCCCTCAAAAAGCCGGTGTTGCAATCGCCGACATCTTCACTGGCATGTATGCCTCCACTGCAATATTGGCCGCAATCATTCACCGCGATCAAACTGGCGAAGGTCAATATATTGATATGTCTTTGCTTGACACCCAGATCGCCGTAATGGCGAATGTATCTAGCGCATATCTGAGTTCAGGCGAGGTTCCGCGTCGTTTAGGAAATGCCTCCTCAACCATCGTACCCTACCAAACCTTCCCCACATCCGATGGCTGGATCATTGTGGCTGCAGGCAACGATGGCCAATTCCGACACTTTGTTACCGCAGGCGGCCAGGCCCATTTAGCGGATCACCCTCGTTACATCAGTAATCCACTGCGTGTTGCCCATCGTGATGAGTTAGTGCCACTGCTTGAAGAGATGACGCGCAAGAAAACAAAGAATGAATGGATTAACCTGCTTGAACAAGCCAATGTCCCTTGTGGGCCAATCAATAATTTCAAAGAAGCGTTTGAGAACGAGCAAGTAATTGCGCGTGGAGTGCAGATAGAAGTCCCCCATGCTACAGCCGGTAAGATGAAATTGGTTGCCAGCCCAATGAGATTGTCTAAAACGCCAACTGAAGTTCGCATGGCGCCACCGACCTTAGGGCAACATACCGATGAAATCCTGCGTGAGCAACTTCATCTTGACGCTAAAGCAATTGAGCAACTTCATCAAAAAGGAATTGTTTAA
- a CDS encoding DNA topoisomerase IV subunit B, with translation MATRKTSEYSESSIQVLKGLEPVRQRPGMYTRTDNPLHIIQEVLDNASDEALGGFGKQIIVTLHTDGSVSVEDDGRGIPVGMHPTEKLPVVEIVFTQLHAGGKFEKGTGGAYAFSGGLHGVGVSVTNALSKRLEVTVWRDGQVFTLTFADGKVIEKLKSKPSSKEDKSHGTRVRAWPDGKYFDSSAIPMADLIRLLRSKAVLLPGVKVILIQEKSGESQTWQYAQGLRGYLNEAIAQAGHGPEVIPPFEGEQYATGSGDDDSFAEGEGAAWVVCWTEDGAPVRESYVNLIPTPAGGTHESGLREGLFNAVKGFIEMHALQPKGVKLMPEDVFARASFILSAKVLDPQFQGQIKERLNSRDAVRLVSGYAKSALELWLNQHVDYGRKLADLVIKQAQARTRAGQKVEKKKSSGVAVLPGKLTDCESQDISQNEIFLVEGDSAGGSAKMGRNKEYQAILPLRGKVLNTWEAERDRLFVNNEVHDIAVAIGVDPHGPNDNPDLSNLRYGKVCILSDADVDGAHIQVLLLTLFYKHFPKLIELGHVHISRPPLFRVDAPARGKKPAQKIYALDANELQAIEDKLRKDGVKESAWQISRFKGLGEMSAEQLWDTTLNPDTRRLLPVSLGSWTEDETFKTMDMLMGKSESGARRDWLEERGNEVEADI, from the coding sequence ATGGCTACCCGTAAAACTTCCGAATACAGCGAATCATCGATTCAGGTCCTCAAAGGACTGGAACCAGTCCGTCAGCGGCCTGGAATGTACACCCGCACAGATAACCCGCTACACATCATCCAAGAGGTGCTTGATAACGCCTCTGACGAAGCCTTGGGCGGATTTGGCAAGCAAATTATTGTGACATTGCACACTGATGGCAGTGTTAGCGTTGAAGATGATGGCCGAGGTATTCCTGTGGGAATGCATCCCACTGAAAAATTACCCGTCGTTGAAATCGTATTTACCCAGTTACACGCCGGCGGTAAATTTGAAAAAGGCACTGGCGGTGCTTACGCATTTTCTGGTGGATTGCACGGTGTCGGTGTATCGGTCACCAATGCGCTTTCAAAACGCTTAGAAGTGACTGTCTGGCGTGATGGACAAGTATTTACTTTGACCTTTGCAGACGGCAAAGTGATTGAGAAACTCAAATCAAAGCCATCATCAAAAGAAGACAAATCCCACGGCACTCGCGTGCGTGCATGGCCAGACGGAAAATATTTTGATAGCTCAGCCATTCCCATGGCCGATCTTATTCGTCTATTGCGCTCTAAGGCAGTATTACTGCCTGGAGTAAAGGTGATCCTCATTCAAGAAAAGTCTGGTGAGAGTCAAACTTGGCAGTACGCACAGGGCTTACGTGGTTACCTCAATGAGGCAATAGCTCAGGCTGGACACGGTCCTGAGGTGATTCCTCCGTTTGAGGGTGAGCAATATGCTACAGGATCTGGAGATGATGATTCATTTGCTGAAGGCGAGGGTGCAGCTTGGGTGGTTTGCTGGACGGAAGATGGCGCTCCAGTACGTGAGAGTTATGTCAATCTCATTCCAACCCCTGCAGGCGGTACGCATGAAAGTGGTTTGCGTGAAGGCCTCTTTAATGCAGTAAAAGGTTTCATTGAAATGCATGCATTGCAACCTAAAGGCGTCAAATTGATGCCAGAGGATGTATTTGCTCGTGCATCATTTATTTTGTCTGCCAAAGTATTGGATCCCCAGTTTCAAGGACAAATTAAAGAGCGTTTAAATTCGCGTGATGCAGTTCGTCTGGTTTCGGGGTATGCAAAATCTGCCCTTGAGCTTTGGTTAAATCAACACGTTGATTATGGTCGTAAGCTAGCTGACCTTGTAATCAAGCAAGCACAAGCGAGAACGCGTGCAGGCCAAAAAGTAGAAAAGAAAAAATCCTCCGGTGTTGCCGTGTTACCAGGGAAGCTCACCGATTGCGAAAGCCAAGATATTTCCCAGAACGAAATCTTCTTAGTTGAGGGTGATTCTGCTGGTGGTTCAGCAAAAATGGGTCGTAATAAAGAATATCAAGCGATTTTGCCGCTGCGCGGGAAGGTCTTAAATACCTGGGAAGCTGAGCGTGACCGCTTGTTTGTCAATAATGAAGTGCACGATATCGCGGTAGCTATTGGCGTGGATCCCCATGGGCCTAACGACAATCCTGATTTATCAAATTTGCGTTACGGCAAGGTATGCATTTTGTCCGATGCGGACGTGGATGGTGCTCACATTCAGGTATTGCTGCTAACTCTGTTTTACAAGCATTTCCCTAAGCTGATTGAGCTAGGACATGTCCATATTTCAAGGCCCCCTCTTTTTAGGGTTGATGCTCCCGCGCGTGGAAAAAAACCAGCGCAAAAAATTTATGCGCTCGATGCAAATGAATTGCAAGCAATTGAAGATAAGTTACGCAAGGATGGTGTTAAAGAATCTGCCTGGCAAATTTCTCGCTTCAAAGGATTGGGAGAGATGAGTGCTGAGCAACTCTGGGATACCACGCTCAATCCTGATACACGTCGTTTATTACCAGTAAGCTTGGGATCATGGACTGAAGATGAAACGTTTAAAACCATGGATATGTTGATGGGTAAATCAGAATCTGGGGCGCGTCGCGATTGGCTTGAAGAGCGCGGTAATGAAGTTGAGGCAGATATCTAA